In Phoenix dactylifera cultivar Barhee BC4 chromosome 11, palm_55x_up_171113_PBpolish2nd_filt_p, whole genome shotgun sequence, the following are encoded in one genomic region:
- the LOC103711947 gene encoding tRNA-dihydrouridine(20/20a) synthase-like isoform X3 produces MKSTVYNLLSALAPLHYDNLTYCHKQSLKILNRFSGQHKRFHSLMGKDPVHLEKRMVDGQYLPPWFSVAPMMDWTDNHYRTLARLISKHAWLYTEMVVAETIVHQRNNLDRFLAFSPEQHPIVLQLGGSNLENLAKAAEFANAYSFDELNLNCGCPSGKVAGHGCFGARLMFDPKFVADAMSAIAANCSVPVSVKCRIGVDDHDSYNELCDFVYAIVSNSPTRHFIVHARKALLSGLSPAENRKVPPLKYEYYFALLRDFPEVQFTINGGITGIDQVNAARRQGAHGVMVGRAAYNNPWSTLRHVDSAVYGIPTSSLSRRQILEKYQMYGDSVLGKYGPGKPSIRQLVKPLLNLFHSEPGNGLWKRKADAALRRCKARFIICNIQSLVHVQ; encoded by the exons ATGAAGTCTACAGTATATAATCTGCTTTCTGCACTAGCTCCTCTTCACTATGATAACCTCACATACTGTCACAAGCAATCATTGAAGATACTTAATAGATTTTCTGGTCAGCATAAGAGATTTCATTCTCTTATGGGGAAAGATCCAGTTCATTTGGAAAAAAGAATGGTTGATGGACAGTATCTTCCTCCTTGGTTCAG TGTTGCTCCAATGATGGATTGGACGGATAATCACTATAGGACTCTTGCTCGACTCATATCAAAACATGCATGGCTTTACACAGAAATGGTTGTGGCAGAAACCATCGTTCATCAAAGGAACAACTTG GATAGATTTTTGGCATTTTCTCCAGAGCAGCACCCAATTGTTCTACAACTTGGAGGGAGTAATTTGGAGAACCTAGCAAAGGCAGCTGAATTTGCAAATGCTtactcttttgatgaacttaatCTAAA CTGTGGATGCCCTAGTGGAAAAGTTGCAGGTCATGGTTGCTTTGGTGCACGTTTAATGTTTGACCCAAAG TTTGTTGCGGATGCTATGTCAGCCATTGCTGCCAATTGTAGTGTTCCTGTCAGCGTGAAGTGCAGAATAGGAGTAGATGATCATGATTCGTACAATGAACTCT GTGACTTTGTTTATGCAATTGTTTCTAACTCGCCGACTAGACATTTTATTGTACATGCACGGAAGGCATTGCTCAGTGGCCTCAGTCCTGCTGAGAATCGGAAGGTTCCTCCTCTAAA ATATGAGTACTATTTTGCCTTGTTGCGTGACTTCCCAGAAGTACAGTTTACTATTAATGGAGGCATCACTGGCATTGATCAG GTAAATGCAGCCCGAAGACAAGGAGCCCATGGGGTCATGGTTGGCCGTGCTGCTTATAATAA CCCATGGTCCACTCTGAGACATGTTGATAGTGCTGTATATGGTATCCCAACTTCTAGTCTTTCACGTCGCCAG ATCCTTGAAAAGTATCAGATGTATGGTGATTCTGTTTTAGGGAAATATGGACCTGGCAAACCGAGTATTCGACAACTTGTTAAG CCATTACTGAACCTATTTCATTCAGAACCTGGAAATGGTTTGTGGAAACGCAAGGCTGATGCTGCATTGCGCCGCTGCAAG
- the LOC103711947 gene encoding tRNA-dihydrouridine(20/20a) synthase-like isoform X4, producing the protein MKSTVYNLLSALAPLHYDNLTYCHKQSLKILNRFSGQHKRFHSLMGKDPVHLEKRMVDGQYLPPWFSVAPMMDWTDNHYRTLARLISKHAWLYTEMVVAETIVHQRNNLDRFLAFSPEQHPIVLQLGGSNLENLAKAAEFANAYSFDELNLNCGCPSGKVAGHGCFGARLMFDPKFVADAMSAIAANCSVPVSVKCRIGVDDHDSYNELCDFVYAIVSNSPTRHFIVHARKALLSGLSPAENRKVPPLKYEYYFALLRDFPEVQFTINGGITGIDQVNAARRQGAHGVMVGRAAYNNPWSTLRHVDSAVYGIPTSSLSRRQILEKYQMYGDSVLGKYGPGKPSIRQLVKPLLNLFHSEPGNGLWKRKADAALRRCKYISQ; encoded by the exons ATGAAGTCTACAGTATATAATCTGCTTTCTGCACTAGCTCCTCTTCACTATGATAACCTCACATACTGTCACAAGCAATCATTGAAGATACTTAATAGATTTTCTGGTCAGCATAAGAGATTTCATTCTCTTATGGGGAAAGATCCAGTTCATTTGGAAAAAAGAATGGTTGATGGACAGTATCTTCCTCCTTGGTTCAG TGTTGCTCCAATGATGGATTGGACGGATAATCACTATAGGACTCTTGCTCGACTCATATCAAAACATGCATGGCTTTACACAGAAATGGTTGTGGCAGAAACCATCGTTCATCAAAGGAACAACTTG GATAGATTTTTGGCATTTTCTCCAGAGCAGCACCCAATTGTTCTACAACTTGGAGGGAGTAATTTGGAGAACCTAGCAAAGGCAGCTGAATTTGCAAATGCTtactcttttgatgaacttaatCTAAA CTGTGGATGCCCTAGTGGAAAAGTTGCAGGTCATGGTTGCTTTGGTGCACGTTTAATGTTTGACCCAAAG TTTGTTGCGGATGCTATGTCAGCCATTGCTGCCAATTGTAGTGTTCCTGTCAGCGTGAAGTGCAGAATAGGAGTAGATGATCATGATTCGTACAATGAACTCT GTGACTTTGTTTATGCAATTGTTTCTAACTCGCCGACTAGACATTTTATTGTACATGCACGGAAGGCATTGCTCAGTGGCCTCAGTCCTGCTGAGAATCGGAAGGTTCCTCCTCTAAA ATATGAGTACTATTTTGCCTTGTTGCGTGACTTCCCAGAAGTACAGTTTACTATTAATGGAGGCATCACTGGCATTGATCAG GTAAATGCAGCCCGAAGACAAGGAGCCCATGGGGTCATGGTTGGCCGTGCTGCTTATAATAA CCCATGGTCCACTCTGAGACATGTTGATAGTGCTGTATATGGTATCCCAACTTCTAGTCTTTCACGTCGCCAG ATCCTTGAAAAGTATCAGATGTATGGTGATTCTGTTTTAGGGAAATATGGACCTGGCAAACCGAGTATTCGACAACTTGTTAAG CCATTACTGAACCTATTTCATTCAGAACCTGGAAATGGTTTGTGGAAACGCAAGGCTGATGCTGCATTGCGCCGCTGCAAG
- the LOC103711947 gene encoding tRNA-dihydrouridine(20/20a) synthase-like isoform X5 yields the protein MKSTVYNLLSALAPLHYDNLTYCHKQSLKILNRFSGQHKRFHSLMGKDPVHLEKRMVDGQYLPPWFSVAPMMDWTDNHYRTLARLISKHAWLYTEMVVAETIVHQRNNLDRFLAFSPEQHPIVLQLGGSNLENLAKAAEFANAYSFDELNLNCGCPSGKVAGHGCFGARLMFDPKFVADAMSAIAANCSVPVSVKCRIGVDDHDSYNELCDFVYAIVSNSPTRHFIVHARKALLSGLSPAENRKVPPLKYEYYFALLRDFPEVQFTINGGITGIDQVNAARRQGAHGVMVGRAAYNNPWSTLRHVDSAVYGIPTSSLSRRQILEKYQMYGDSVLGKYGPGKPSIRQLVKPLLNLFHSEPGNGLWKRKADAALRRCK from the exons ATGAAGTCTACAGTATATAATCTGCTTTCTGCACTAGCTCCTCTTCACTATGATAACCTCACATACTGTCACAAGCAATCATTGAAGATACTTAATAGATTTTCTGGTCAGCATAAGAGATTTCATTCTCTTATGGGGAAAGATCCAGTTCATTTGGAAAAAAGAATGGTTGATGGACAGTATCTTCCTCCTTGGTTCAG TGTTGCTCCAATGATGGATTGGACGGATAATCACTATAGGACTCTTGCTCGACTCATATCAAAACATGCATGGCTTTACACAGAAATGGTTGTGGCAGAAACCATCGTTCATCAAAGGAACAACTTG GATAGATTTTTGGCATTTTCTCCAGAGCAGCACCCAATTGTTCTACAACTTGGAGGGAGTAATTTGGAGAACCTAGCAAAGGCAGCTGAATTTGCAAATGCTtactcttttgatgaacttaatCTAAA CTGTGGATGCCCTAGTGGAAAAGTTGCAGGTCATGGTTGCTTTGGTGCACGTTTAATGTTTGACCCAAAG TTTGTTGCGGATGCTATGTCAGCCATTGCTGCCAATTGTAGTGTTCCTGTCAGCGTGAAGTGCAGAATAGGAGTAGATGATCATGATTCGTACAATGAACTCT GTGACTTTGTTTATGCAATTGTTTCTAACTCGCCGACTAGACATTTTATTGTACATGCACGGAAGGCATTGCTCAGTGGCCTCAGTCCTGCTGAGAATCGGAAGGTTCCTCCTCTAAA ATATGAGTACTATTTTGCCTTGTTGCGTGACTTCCCAGAAGTACAGTTTACTATTAATGGAGGCATCACTGGCATTGATCAG GTAAATGCAGCCCGAAGACAAGGAGCCCATGGGGTCATGGTTGGCCGTGCTGCTTATAATAA CCCATGGTCCACTCTGAGACATGTTGATAGTGCTGTATATGGTATCCCAACTTCTAGTCTTTCACGTCGCCAG ATCCTTGAAAAGTATCAGATGTATGGTGATTCTGTTTTAGGGAAATATGGACCTGGCAAACCGAGTATTCGACAACTTGTTAAG CCATTACTGAACCTATTTCATTCAGAACCTGGAAATGGTTTGTGGAAACGCAAGGCTGATGCTGCATTGCGCCGCTGCAAG TGA